GGCTTTGACTGGAGAACGTGATTGGTTTGGTCATGGCAGCCGAGTCATCATTACTACTCGAGACAAACACTTACTCACAAGTCATGAGATAAAAAGCACATATGAAGTAAAAGGATTAAATGAGAAAGATGCTCTTGAATTATTGAGATGGatggcttttaaaaataataccatTCATCCAAGTTATGAAGATATTTTAAATCGTGTGGTAACTTATGCTTTTGGCCTTCCATTGGCTTTAGAAGTAGTGGGTTCCAATTTGTATAGAAAAGATATACAAGAATGGAAATCTTTACTAGATGAGTATGAAAGGATTCCAAATAAAGATATCCAAGAGATACTTTTAGTAAGCTATAATAATTTAAGTGAATATCAGCAGAATGTTTTTCTTGACATTGCATGTTGCTTCAAAGGATATTGCTTGAAAGaggttgaaaatatattatctGCTCATTATGGTTTCTGCATGAAATATCAAATTGGACTGTTAGTTGATAAATCTCTCGTTAAGACTAATATGTTCAATTATGTGGCATTACATAACTTGATTGAGATCATGGGAAAAGAAATTGTTCGAAAAGAATCAGTCATAGAGCTTGGAGAACGCAATAGGTTATGGTTCTACAAAGATATTGTTCATGTTTTAACAGAAAATACGGTAAGTAagactcatatatatataatatatatatgaaatatttgtttttaatattcaaccttgatttttatttatatatgctCAGGTCATAGTATCTTATCTTATAGTGGTTGATTTGTTTTCTTGGTGTTAAAAGGGATCCAAAAGTATTCAAATTATACATTTGAACTGCCCCTCAACTGAAGTATCTTatcataatttttgttttactttttggATTTAACCTTAATTCTCAACAACTGACAGCAACTGCATGAAGCCGGAGAAACCGCTGTTTGTTTTCCGTCGATAGGAGATGAGATGATTCCAAATTGGTTTGAGCACCAAAGCAAAGGAGGGATATCTTTTTGGTTTCGTAACAGGATTCCTTCATTTGCAATTTTCGTATCTACTAAGAAGGAATATGGATGCATTTATCCGCCCGTTGAATTAGTAACATTAGATATGAGACTGTTAGTTAATGACTATGAATGGAAACCGCTCTAATATACATGTGAATCATACTAATGTTTTTGAACGGAACCTGCATAAGAGGATTAATCATGTGATTTTTCCCTCTCAAATAGAAGAAAAACGGAAACTCATATCTAAATTGAATGaagcatttttaaaaaatgaatggaTCCAAATGAAGCTTGAGTTGGAGGTTCGCCATGATTTTTATTCCTATGATTGGAGATCAGTCACAAAATTTGGAATCCATTTTTTGAAGGAGAAAAACAAGATGGAGGATATCAAATTCAGCAATCCTAATAGAAAGAGGAAGTTAGATGAAGATCTCAATACTTCATTATCACTACTCCACCCTCTGTTCAAAAAGCATAAATTTGTGGAAATGGAAGTTTTTGAGAAAGAACTAATTGAACAACCGCAACACAGACACAGTTTGGCTTCTTTATTGTTGAATTTCTTTtctgtttgtttgttttgtcTTTTATATCCTTTTGTTTTGGAGGATTATGtatcttgttttctttttctaattcTTTTTACTGTATcttactatttttctttttaattgtagCAACAATGtataaacaattaataaataaataaaactccaAATTTATGTCTTACAAAAAGTGATTTCTTTATGGATTGGATTTTTCATCACTGCATTTCAGACCCATGAAAGTCCTACTGGTTCTGAACATGCTTTCACATGGATTGCTTTCAGTAAGAGGTTTGAGGCACCATATGCATGTTTACTTAGGAGGTAATATTGTGGTCATTATTTGGTTATTAatcttaaatatatgttatttagaaaattaatcaaTCATAGGTACTAGGTTTATTGTTTATCTTCGTCACTGTAGAAGCAATTCATAtttaaacatgtattttacataaCTTACACGTGacaaattttgtaaaatcaaCATTCCCAAATGTTGTAAAATCCCTGTTCAGCTTTCAATCcagtcataattcaaataacataatcaaattgcttaatacacttctcaaaaaaaaaaaaaactaaatagactttctagactccaaaatagctgcaattaCGTAGACTCAACAAATGTTGCAAAAATGGTcatcgatcaaagaggcctaccagAAAAGAAGTTTGTTgagacttgaatcaaataatagattccTACTCAGCTGCTTGCGAATCTGGAAAAAATAAGCAAcataaaggggtaagtcacaaagacttagtgaggagacaacaactaccatcaattagaagggaaacacaaaaggcacgaataactgtttaatcgcttgacagaaatattaaaaatccagtgaataacgaaacaaaatcaaaatgaacaaccttaaaatcattataaaaatcaaacaagtaacaatacaaactttttagaaccaagaggcggctttatctcattgatagccctttcctcATAAGGGTGACCTTTCTcttaggggcggctccatctaacggatggccctctcctctcaatcccgcAACGCGTCGTCACATATCAATTCGAGAGCTTACATCacgttgatagccctctcctcatacggatgacatttctcataggggCAGCTTcatctaacgggtaactctcCTTAATCAATacgaggtaactaggtgcacctaacgcagttaacgatttaataacaataacaccGATTTCCCAAAACgcgtatttaaaatcatttcatcgtaattcatgaaaaacatattcaatagcataacaattcaagatttaaatactttaactcatacgtaaatcaaattaataacatattatataaccacgaccgttaaattaaataattgacgaaatcgagataaaattcaaaggttgtgttccccaaatttttcaataaatactttaatatagaaaacaaaataataataataataataataataataataataataataataataataataataataataataataataataataatagcattataaaaatatatgacgatgagCCGGCAGGGTCTCAGTTGACAcatctgagtatcaaaaatatttccaatactttagaaaaatttattctaaagtttagctaactctaggaaaccCTAAAAATCGTTTAAATATACCTAAgcacaaaaataagatttttaaacaaaactacatttttttatgaattcatACTAGAATTAGAGTTGTGTACTTACCTCAAAGAGTTTCAATCAACAACTCTCATGAGATGGATACCATTTTCTCTAGAGCACAAACCCTAACTCAAAAATCCTAACCAAGAGCATTTTTCAATAGTTGTGAGGATGTTAAATTCTTTTGTTAATGGTTGATGGTTTGGGTATTAAAGAGAGAAATGAATCAAGGAGAAgggaaggaagaaaaaaaaccaacaacaaaaatggGGGGGAGGGGAAATGTTCTGTCGAGGAAGAGGGAGAgagaaaaggaaggaaaaatgaattagaaaatgaggtggaaagaaaaaaaggaaatttggtttttattattattattatatttttttttttaaaataaaaccgGACGTGTCAATCTCCTCCCCTTATAAAAATTCGTCCTcgaatttatttaataaatgtcACTAACTTTGAGTTTCAACATAAGTGTAGGTACTTTGCACGGATGACTTCTTCGGGTTCCCAAGTAGTTTCTTCACCTGATGGACCACGCCAAAGAACTTTTACTGAAACGATATCCTTTGAGCGTAAACGTCTCACTTGGCGATCTAATATAGCTACTGGATGTTCAACGTACGATAGACTCTCATCTAAATGTACGTCTTCATGATTTATCACATGAGGAGGGTCATGAAGATACTTCCGAAGCATCGAAATATGAAAAACTAGATGAACTCCCGAGAGATCCGGTGGAAGTGCCAAACGATACGCTACTGGTCCGATCctttctaaaatttcaaatggtCCAATGAACCTTGGGCTTAGTTTCCCCTTTTTACCAAACCGCAACACTCCTTTCATTGGTGAAACTCGTAAGAATACATGTTCTCCCACTGAAAACTCTAAGGGACGACGCCTCTTATCAGAATAAGATTTTTGCCTACTTTGAACTGTCACTAAGCGATCCCGAatcaatttaactttttcaatggCATCTTGAATCAATTCTGGACTGACTAATTTAGCTTCACCAACTTCAAACCACCCTATCGGAGACCTACAACGTCTTCCGTACAAAGCCTCGAACGAAGCCATTTGAATACTAGATtgataactattattgtatgCAAATTCCATCAAGGGAAAATGTTGATCCCAACTACCCCCAAGATCCAGAACACAAGCACGAAGCATATCTTCCAATATTTGTATAGTCCTTTCAGATTGACCATCTGTTTGAGGATGAAAAGCGGTGCTAAGCTTCAAACGAGTTCCTAATGAAGTTTGGAACGACTTCCAAAATTGAGCAGTAAATTGAGCTCCACGGTCAGAAATAATAGACACCGGTACACCAtgcaaaaatacaattttatctaaataaagttTAGCATATTGAGATGCAGTGTAAGTAGTCTTCACAGGCAAAAAGTGTGCAGATTTGGTCAATCGGTCTATAATCACCCACACCGAGTCATAACCCTTTTGGGTTCGTGGTAATCCTATGACAAAATCCATAGTGATGccttcccacttccattcaggtatttcAACAGGTTGAAGTAACTCCGCAGGCTTTTGGTGCTCAGCCTTTACTTGTTGACACACTAAGCACCTAGAGACAAAATCTGCTACGTCTCTCTCCATCCCTTCCCACCAATACAATTATCTcaagtcttgatacatcttaTTAGAACCTGGGTGAATAGTATAAGAACAATGATGAGCCTCCTCTAAAAATTTTCTCCTTAAGTCACCAATATTTGGGACACACAGTCGAGCCTTCAATCTCAGCACACCATCAGAATCAACTGAAAAGACTGAAATTTTACCATTCTGAACACTATTTACCATATTCACCAAGTATGGGTCTTGACTTTGAGCTTCTTTGATATCATCAACTATGGTTGGACGAATTTGTACGTGGGCTAAAAGTAATCTCAAATGACCAAGTTCCAATTGAATTCcactttcaacaacttcttgaaattctttaacTATTGGCCTCTTTACTTCTGCTATATGAGCAAGACTGCCCATAGACTTCCTACTCAAAGCATCTGCAACAACATTTGCCTTCCCTGGATGGTATAAGATTGTGCAATCATAATCTTTGAAGAGTTTCATCCATAttctttgtcttaaatttaaGTCTCGCTGTTGAAAGATATACTTAAGACTTTTATGGTCGGTATAAATCTCACAAGTTTCACCATATAGatagtgcctccaaatcttAAGAGCAAAAATAACGGCAaccatttccaaatcatgtgtgggATAGTTCACCTCATGCCTCTTGAGTTGTCTAGATGCATAGGCAATAACTTTACCTTGTTGCATAAGTACACAACCGAGACCAATTctagaagcatcacaataaactgcaTAACTTTCACCACCTATAGGTAATGCCAAAATAGGTGCTGACGTCAAGTACtccttcaatttttgaaagCTTTCCTCACATGCATCAGTCCATCGGAACTCAACTTTCTTCTGGGTCAACCTAGTCAACGAAGATGCAACCTTTGAGAAATCCTTCACAAAACGTCGATAATAGCCAGCTAAGCCAAGAAAACTCCGAATCTCCTTCACCGTGGTAGGTCTGGGCCAATTCTGGACTGCTTCCACCTTACTTGGATCTAGGATCTACGCTTATTCCATTCTTAGATACAACATGTCCTAAAAATGCCACACTATCCAGCCAAAATtgacattttgagaatttggcatataattgtttatctctTAAGGTTTGCAAAACCAACATTAAATGTCGCTCGTGTTCTTCTTTACTCTTGAAATAAACAAGGATGTCATCAATAAACACAATCACAAATTGATccaagaatggtttaaaaacgCGATTCATCAAATCCATGAAAGCTGCTGGGGCATTAGTAAGCCCAAAAGACATAACCAGgaattcataatgtccataacgcgTGCGAAAAGCTGTCTTCGTTATGTCATCCCTCTTAATCTTCATCTGGTGATACCCCGACCGCAAATCAATCTTAGAAAAACATTGAGCTCCTTGAAGTTGGTCAAACAACTCATCGATGCGGGGTAACGGATATTTATTCTTCACATTTACTTTATTCAACTGTCGGTAGTCTACACATAGCCGCATGGATCCATCtttcttttttacaaataaGACGGGTGCTCCCCAAGGGGAAGAACTTGGACGAATAAAACCCTTATCAAGAAGATCTTGAAGTTGTTCCCTTAGCTCTTTAAGTTCTACTGGTGCCATACGATAAGGAGGTATAGATATAGGATGAGTGTTAGGAACTAAGTCTATAGAGAACTCGATCTCCCTATCAGGTGGCAACCTAGGAAGTTCTTCAAGAAAAACATCTGGAAATTCACATGCTATTGGAATTTTCTCCAATTCCTCTTCANNNNNNNNNNNNNNNNNNNNNNNNNNNNNNNNNNNNNNNNNNNNNNNNNNNNNNNNNNNNNNNNNNNNNNNNNNNNNNNNNNNNNNNNNNNNNNNNNNNNNNNNNNNNNNNNNNNNNNNNNNNNNNNNNNNNNNNNNNNNNNNNNNNNNNNNNNNNNNNNNNNNNNNNNNNNNNNNNNNNNNNNNNNNNNNNNNNNNNNNNNNNNNNNNNNNNNNNNNNNNNNNNNNNNNNNNNNNNNNNNNNNNNNNNNNNNNNNNNNNNNNNNNNNNNNNNNNNNNNNNNNNNNNNNNNNNNNNNNNNNNNNNNNNNNNNNNNNNNNNNNNNNNNNNNNNNNNNNNNNNNNNNNNNNNNNNNNNNNNNNNNNNNNNNNNNNNNNNNNNNNNNNNNNNNNNNNNNNNNNNNNNNNNNNNNNNNNNNNNNNNNNNNNNNNNNNNNNNNNNNNNNNNNNNNNNNNNNNNNNNNNNNNNNNNNNNNNNNNNNNNNNNNNNNNNNNNNNNNNNNNNNNNNNNNNNNNNNNNNNNNNNNNNNNNNNNNNNNNNNNNNNNNNNNNNNNNNNNNNNNNNNNNNNNNNNNNNNNNNNNNNNNNNNNNNNNNNNNNNNNNNNNNNNNNNNNNNNNNNNNNNNNNNNNNNNNNNNNNNNNNNNNNNNNNNNNNNNNNNNNNNNNNNNNNNNNNNNNNNNNNNNNNNNNNNNNNNNNNNNNNNNNNNNNNNNNNNNNNNNNNNNNNNNNNNTGAACATTTACCAAGACGAGTAGCAAACCACGAGGATACAAAAGAATGTGTAGCTCCAGGATCAAACAAAACATGAGCATCTCTAGAACATATAGAAAGTATACTTGTAACTACTGCATTGGATGTCTGAGCATCCTGATGAGTCAAAGCAAACACTCGAGCCTGACCTCTTCCTGTTGATAGCATACCTCTACCACCAAATCATCTACCTCGCTGCTGAAATGTTCCTGAACCCTTgacataagaatttccactcTGACGCACAGATGCAGAATGAGTCTGAGAAGATGCCAAAGTTGTTGGTGCTGATGCATAACTAGAGGATGGATGTGTCGTGTCTATAGGACAATCCCTCTTGATGTGACCTATTTGGCCACAATGGTAGCACACCTTAGCATTACCATCTCTAGAACAATTCCCGAAGTGAAACCTACCACAAGTAGAACATCGTGTAGCTGAAACACCAGAATGTCTCTGAGGGAAAATGGATTGTGATGCTGCTCCAGAATCTGATCTACGAATCTGCGCTGTCCCAAAAGACTGCCCACTATGACCACCCCTTTGAGACATGAGTCCTTGTTGCCCCTGATAACCAAACATAGATCCACCACCGCGGTTTGAATAGTTACTGTAAGATCCTTCAATCCTTTGCTTCTTATGTGAATCTTGTCTATTGCCTCCTTTTTCCTTCTGTCGTTGCTCAATCAAAAGGGCCAAACTCAAAACCTCAGCAAAAGTAGAACAATTCGACCCAACCATagatctaaataaataatcctTCAATCCTCTAATGAACCTCTTAACACGCATCTCTTCAGTGATAGGATAAGGAGCATGTCTAGAGAGCTGTGTAAAACGAGCACTGTACTCTAAAACTGTCATACCCTCCGTTTTCTCCAATCGCTCAAACTCATGAGCTAATCCATATCTAACACTCTCTGGAAGAAAACGAGCCATGAACAACTGAGAGAACTCTCTCCATGCTAACAGAGGTGACCCCACTTGCCTACCACGTGACACTATATCAAACCAATCACGTGCCACGCCCATTAGCTGAAATGATGTCAGTTCTACTGCTCTTACCTCAGAACAACCCAATGCTCTCCAAAGCCGTTCTAGACTGTCAACGAATTGTTGTGGATCATCTATCGCACTAGACCCAGAAAAATTAGGGGGTTTAAGCTTCATGAAGTCTGGTAAAGTAACCTCAATACCCCTCGTTGCAGCAGTTGTCTGATGCTCAACTTGTCTAACCTCTTGTTGACCATTGACATTTTCATTCCTTTGATCACCCTCCTGTTTTTGTCCGACGACAACCCCAACAAGTTGTTGCACAACCTGTTGTTATCCCTGCAGACCAGCAGCAAACTCTTCCATGGCTGGATTTCCGCGCCTCCTCCTAGGTACTTCAACATCAGCAATCAAACCACGTCCGCCAACATTAGCACGAACTGAAACACGACCTCATTGACGAACTCCTTGAGCTTGAGAAATTGATTCATCAACAATTTCCCTTATAGTAGGATTCCTAGTCTTGGGTGGCATTCTCACCTATTCAAAGAACATTGATCAAAGATTAAATAAGACGACAAGACATTGTGGAGAGATAGTGatgatgaatttaaactcatattTAGACAACAGATGAGACTCTCATAGAGTGCTAATAACCCTTGCAAGTAATTTGTGCCCGGGTACACAATTTACTGACAAGAATTTATTATCACTCTATGTTTGCAGCTATTAGGACCTACGACCGGGCTCTGATACCAACTTTGTCACGACCCAAAATTTAATGTTGTGACCGGCGCACAAGGTATACTCCTAGCCTGGCAAGCCTATCGATtgacttaacaattaaacaactaaatcgcTCTTTAAccgtttaaaaatatatatatgctttttctcgaaatttcgaaagagtatcctctgtaacttcaacattcccaaattttgtaaaatcccTGTTCAACTTTCAATCcagtcataattcaaataacataatcaaattgctTGATacacttctaaaaaaaaaactaaacagactttctagactccaaaatagctgcaattaCGTAGACTCAACAAATGTTGCAAAAATggtcctcgatcaaagaggcctaccaaaaaagaagtttgttgagacttgaatcaaataatagattccTACTCAGCTGCTTGCGAATCTGGAAAAAATAAGCAATATAAAGATATGAAGATATTTTAAATCGTGTGGTAACTTATGCTTCTGGCCTTCAATTGGCTTTAGAAGTAGTGGGTTCCAATTTGTATGGAAAAGATATACAAGAATGGAAATCTTTACTAGATGAGTATGAAAGGATTCCAAATAAAGATATCCAAGAGATACTTTTAGTAAGCTATAATAATTTAAGTGAATTACATCAAAATGTTTTTCTTGACATTGCATGTTGCTTCAAAGGATATTGCTTGAAAGaggttgaaaatatattatctGCTCATCATGGTCTTTGCATGAAATATCAAATTGGACTGTTAGTTGATAAATCTCTTATTAAGATTAATGAGGTCAAATATGTGACATTACATAACTTGATTGAGATGATGGGAAAAGAAATTGTCCGAAAAGAATCAGTCATAGAGCTTGGAGAATGCAGTAGGTTGTGGTTCTACAAAGATATTGTTCATGTTTTAACAGAAAATACGGTAAGTAagactcatatatatatatataatatatatttgaaatatttgtttttaatattcaaccttgatttttatttatatatgctCAGGTCATAGTATCTTATCTTATAGTGGTTGATTTGTTTTCTTGGTGTTAAAAGGGATCCAAAAGTATTCAAATTATACATTTGGACCGCCCCTCAACTAAAGTTGTTATAGATTTGAATGGAAAAGCCTTCGAGAAGATGAAAAATCTCAAAACACTTATCATTAAGAGTGGTTCTTTTTCCAAAGGCTCAATGCATTTGCCACGTGATTTGAGAGTATTTAAATGGCAAACATATCATTCAGAGTGTATACCATCTAACTTATTCAACAAGGTAAGtgaaataaattcattttctaatCATGTAAATCTATAAAATAACATTGAGATTATTCCTTTAATTTCCGTTCTTTTGTTTATGCAGATCTTCATagatatgaaaattttgaaatttaaccgTTGTAAATACTTAACAGACATACCAGACGTCTCCTCTCTtccaaatttagaaaaaatttcattcaaatattgtaaaaatttaattacaattcaCAATTCGATTGGATTTTTAAGTAAACTTAAAGTCTTGAATGCTAAGGATTGTGACAAGATCATGAGTTTTCCACCCTTGAAGTTGACTTCTCTTAAAAAACTAGGAATTAGTGGTTGTAAGAGTCTCTTGAATTTTCCAGAAATATTGGACAAGATGGAATATATAGAATTCATTTTCCAGAATTAGTGGTTGTAAGAGCCTTCAAGAATGCCGCTTTCTACGAAAACTTGAATTGTATAGTTGCGAATCCCTTGAGGAAATTAGAGGGATTCCTccaaatctaaaatatattacaGCAAAATGGGGCAAATCATTAAAACCCTCGACTAAAAGCATGCTACTAAATCAGGTACGTACTGTTGTTTCTTTCTTACATAAGTATTTGATTCAATATTAATTTCGTTATTTAGAAActaacatatattatttttaaatgcaGTTAGATATGATTTAAAGTAGTCACAAGATAGTTGTACTTACATGAAATTTTGTTAGATTAGTTAAataattgtatataattatttattttatcatttgaaatttaatattttcttcattattttttttactttttggaTTCAACCTTAATGCTCAACAACTGACAGCAACTGCATGAAGCCGGAGAAACCGCTGTTTGTTTTCTGTCGATAGGAGATGAGATGATTCCAAATTGGTTTGAGCACCAAAGCAAAGGAGGGATATCTTTTTGGTTTTGTAACAGGATTCCTTCATTTGCAATTTTCGTATCTACTAAGAAGGAATATGGATGCATTTATCCGCCCGTtgaatatggataggaaatggatgttagccaatcgattgtcaaaagagtatgaaattggagtgaaggagtttgttgagtttgtagtgaagaatgcaaaagatccaaatagagtagtttgtccttgtttaaaatgttgttttggaaaatgtgttagagaagatgaattagaaggacatctagtatgtaatggaattgatcaaagctacacatgttggataagacatggtgagaaaaaaaaaaggaaacattaattttgagaatagttcgacgtatgcttcaactgacttcgatacagatacatatgagccggaccgaatTGATGAGAtcgcaaaagcagttgaagaagatctttgagattgtcctaaaatgtttgaaagtttgttgagtgatgcagagaaagaattatataatggttgtactaaattcacaagactgtcagcgatattaaagttgtacaacttaaaagcgagtaatggatggtctgataaaagctttacggaattattaacactcataaaagatatgttgccagatgataatgaacttcccagtcgaacctacgaggctaaacggattttgtgttctattggaatgagttacgaaaggattcatgcgtgtcctaacgattgcattttatttcgaaacgaatatgaactacttaaggcgtgtccgaaatgcaatgtctctcgatataagaagaaagaatctactccagcaaaagtcgtgtggtattttcctataataccaagatttaggcgcatgtatcgcagtgaagaagattcaaaacacttgacatggcatgcagatgaaagaattagagatggaatgtttcgacaccctgcagattccccacaatgggcaaaaattgatcacgagtatcctgaattcgggatagagtcaagaaatctaagacttgcactttctactgatggaatgaatccacatggtcttcaaagcatctcacatagcacgtggcctgtgattttggtaatatataacctacctccatggttatgtatgaagcgtaagtttatgatgttgtctctgttaatttctggacccaaacaaccggggaatgatatcgacgtatacttgactcctttaattgaagatttaaaaattctgtgggagacaggtgtggaagtttatgatgggtataggaaaaagtgtttcaatttgagggctatgttgttcggcacaattaatgattttccagcatatggtaatttatcaggatatagcattaaaggtcagtgtgcatgtcctatatgt
This region of Cicer arietinum cultivar CDC Frontier isolate Library 1 chromosome 8, Cicar.CDCFrontier_v2.0, whole genome shotgun sequence genomic DNA includes:
- the LOC105851187 gene encoding TMV resistance protein N-like translates to MVLDQRDILNRVVTYASGLQLALEVVGSNLYGKDIQEWKSLLDEYERIPNKDIQEILLVSYNNLSELHQNVFLDIACCFKGYCLKEVENILSAHHGLCMKYQIGLLVDKSLIKINEVKYVTLHNLIEMMGKEIVRKESVIELGECSRLWFYKDIVHVLTENTQLHEAGETAVCFLSIGDEMIPNWFEHQSKGGISFWFCNRIPSFAIFVSTKKEYGCIYPPVEYG
- the LOC140919010 gene encoding disease resistance protein RPP4-like translates to MLSIQIIHLDRPSTKVVIDLNGKAFEKMKNLKTLIIKSGSFSKGSMHLPRDLRVFKWQTYHSECIPSNLFNKIFIDMKILKFNRCKYLTDIPDVSSLPNLEKISFKYCKNLITIHNSIGFLSKLKVLNAKDCDKIMSFPPLKLTSLKKLGISGCKSLLNFPEILDKMEYIEFIFQN